In a single window of the Ignavibacteriota bacterium genome:
- a CDS encoding peptidoglycan-binding protein, which yields MEGAVVKSIQSALKAAGFHPGKLDGVFGLKTHAAVVAFQLSKGLIADGEVGPLTAKELRVVLV from the coding sequence ATGGAAGGGGCAGTGGTGAAGAGCATACAAAGCGCCCTCAAAGCCGCGGGTTTCCATCCCGGCAAACTAGACGGAGTGTTCGGACTGAAAACCCACGCCGCCGTTGTCGCGTTTCAGCTCAGCAAAGGACTTATTGCAGATGGTGAAGTGGGCCCCCTCACAGCGAAGGAGTTGCGGGTAGTGCTGGTGTGA
- a CDS encoding HNH endonuclease — translation MMDKLAFVPSPFSNPSAYVDTHNWPADMEAAVIKTKGNTCVVSGCGVRYETLDHIVPWSKGGRTSVENLQPMCNAHNSSKGDTDYPVWLAAEQIRRLLG, via the coding sequence ATGATGGACAAACTCGCGTTTGTGCCATCGCCCTTCAGCAATCCAAGCGCGTACGTTGACACGCACAACTGGCCAGCAGACATGGAGGCTGCCGTTATCAAAACGAAGGGCAATACGTGTGTTGTTTCAGGGTGCGGAGTACGCTACGAGACTTTGGATCATATTGTACCTTGGTCAAAAGGTGGCCGGACGTCAGTGGAAAATCTCCAACCGATGTGCAATGCGCATAATAGTTCAAAGGGGGATACGGATTATCCGGTCTGGCTAGCAGCGGAGCAGATAAGAAGGCTTCTGGGCTGA